A window of Rhipicephalus microplus isolate Deutch F79 chromosome X, USDA_Rmic, whole genome shotgun sequence genomic DNA:
tatcgaggcaagcacccaaacaaaggggtgcttttttttcaatcgaccatttatgggtgttaaagggtgttgcaaagggtgctttctcgtaaaagcaccttttttacacccttttgggtgcaaaaatttttactgtgtagtaacctgcgcttcgcggatgacattgcattgctaggtaactcaggggacgaattgcaactcatgattatggagttagacaaggagagcagaaaggtggacCGTAAAAATTAatcggcagaaaacgaaagcaatgtacaacaacctcggaaagaagcagcgcttcgagataggtaatagtgcacttcaagttgtaaaagacaatgtctaTAGGTCAGGTAATGACCGCGGAACCGAACCACGaaatcgaagtaactagaagaatgaaaATGGGGTGGGGCACACttggcaagcgctctcaaattatgacaggtagattgccactatccctcaagaggaaggtatataacagctgtatcttgccagtacttagctacggagcagaaacctgtagacttacaaagagggttcagcttaaattgaggacgatgcagcgagcaatggaaagaaaaatggtagctgtaaccttaagagacaagaagtgggcagagtggattagggaacaaccgggggttaaggatatcatagttgcaatcaagaagaggaaatggacatgggccgggcatgcagcgcgtagacatgataaccactggtcattaagggtaactaactggattcccagagaaggcaagcgggtgagggggagagagaaggtttggtgggcagatgagattaagaagttagcgggtataaattggcagcagcaagcacaggaccgagttaactggcgaaacatgggagaggtcctgcagtggacgttgtcaggctgatgatatatatatatatatatatatatatatatatatatatatatatatatatatatatatatatatatatatatatatatatatatatatatatatatatatatatatattaagcagacaataatgccaaggaatgtataggggaagtcattagaaccaatgtaagtaaataagaagaaagaatagtgggtTCTAATAAGTTCTAATAGCTTCCTCtatacattcattggcattattgtctgttagatctcattattattgtgtcaaaaacacggataaacgagcccttaggtatacacttctttcccttattcattaacgagggtctcgtagtggcacacttggtgccgttaggttgtatacgggggactattggtcagctgcccactcgtaataagttcacgtgctacgtgacgccacacaggctcataaacgGGTGTTCCActctcgccgcttggctacagatggctcttactgacactcccacgtttaaattcacatataaacccaaaaaagtgtatgGGGGGATGACCGCCGTGATAGCTtagaggttagagcatcgaatgcgttattcgaaggttcgattcctgctcacggcaagttatctcttcatccacttttctttcttcttattacattacattggttctaataacttcccctgtacattccttggcattattgtctgttagatctcgttaatgttttgtcaaaaacacggaaaaaaacgagtccttaagtatatACTTccttccctttatatatatatatatatatatatatatatatatatatatatatatatatatatatatatatatatatatatatatatatatatatatatatatcagtcatGATTTGAGCGTGCGTgcaaaatgtgctccactccattcttattctttcaATTATTTCATGGTGGTTTGGTGCCggggttattacctgtcctaagtagacgtagtcttttacaacttcaagtgcaataTTACCTCTCTCGAAGCGCTGTGCTCTTCCGAGGTttttgttcattactttcgtttcctggAGTATAATTATAGGGGTACACTGAAGTTGTTCAAAACTACCGCCTACCCTGTTCGCCACGTGTACAACGTCACTACAAGGTGGCTCGTGTTCTTGCCCGTGGCCCACACCCACAGTACCCGCAACTCAAGTTACCTAAGATTgattagaaaaagaaaacaaaaaaaattagtgATGTCTATAACAGTTATGTCAACTCCTCTAACAACCAAAACAAGCGAAAATGAAACGAATAAAAGGTTAACGTATTTCTTGTGGCGCACTGCTTCCTCACCAACATCTCTACCGCTACGCGTCTACTGATCGCGCGCCGCCTTTTTGTAGTTTGTTGCGCCTCTGAGATTTTAATGAATGCATCGCTTCAATCACTGAAGCTACACATTCATGCGAGTGGTGCTTTTTCAGACCTCTGCATTTTGCATCAGCTGTGTGGAGGCGGAGACTGATCCGAGGTTCTGACCAATTGGCTGTGTTTTCGTCCAGCCGTCGTGCAATCCGTACGCAACAAAGGTTTGTCGCTCGTCGCTAAAAAAGCTGCCGGCGTTTACGCGGTCTACGCTGCGAGTCCGCACCAGCAAGAGAAGATGAAGTTTGTTCCCGAGTCTCGTTTCTGCGCTTCAAGGTAGGATGAAGGAGGCACTGCGCCGTACGAACTTCCATCGTGCAAGGACTGTTAACGTGTTTATTGCTTGTGTTTCAACTGTTTGATTACCTAGCTAGTATCCGCCCGTGAATGTAGTATGAAGGTGTCGACTCAGGGCAAGATTCCACCGTCGGTGCATCATTTCTCGTTTGGAATTGCCGCAAATATTATACTGCTTGGTAAGTTCGTCGCCGAGAGGCACGTCACAATAAGCGTGCGCTCCCACTTGGGCATCACGCGCCGATTACCGGCCGATCACCCGCATGCTTTGTTCTTTCCGTTTGTTTGTTTGATCGATAATCACGTGTAGCCCGTAGCGATGCCCGCTAAATATGTTTGTTTTGCACACTTTCAGCTTGTACTAGTCACGTTATCGGCACCAGTGCGACTAACTGCACAAGCGAATGTGAAGCATGTGTTCCAGGGACGTTCGCAAGCTCAGGTGAAAAAGCAATGCAAGCCTTATAGGACAGCACCTAGTTTTGACACGGAATAGTGTGGGCATCTGTGGGTAATAATTTGCGGTTTTCGCCTGCAGCGTGCAATTGTTGCCCTATCCGAGGCCACTGTCCCAAACAAGCAGCCGGAAATGCCACCAACAGACTCTGTGAGCCGTGCATTATTGGAACGTTCTGCAAGTAAGTGATGGATTTGTTTGCATCATAAGGTGTATCTGAATGCGTAACAATTCCAGGGACGCGGGCTGTCCATCTTGCGAGCCTTGCCCACCGGGCATGTCCACAGTACAACCGAAAGCACAGAACTGCACGCCTTGCGAAGCAGGTAAGGTAACGACGCAGCACTTTAATGGCCCATCATTTTTGCAGCCCGTTACAAGTGGGTTTTTTTATATGGACGAGTGGATCAAAGTTAAGTGGAATATGTGCCATACGAAGTGCCAAATTGGGCTTGTGTGTGTGCAGCTGTTAACTTATGTCAGAAAGCCGAACACTCAGTGCAGCATCAGATATATGATTGAATGGTGCCATTAGATTGATAATCTTACTTATAAGTGCGTGCATTTTAGGTGGCTTATAAAGAAATTATTCAAGGCATTGCCCTGGCCAGGAATAGCTATACAAACAACGGATGGTAACATGCGTCTTTCACtcaagcagaaagtgcacagccACTGTATTTTGCCGGTTTGAACATATGGGGCAGAAGCCTGAATAATTCTGAAGAAACCCACGAAATCAAAGACCACCCAGCATGtgattgaataaaaaaaaaaaacataggtgtGTGTCTAAAAGATACAATTTAATGACACCATAGCAGTTCAGCAGGGTGGATCAGAGGGGCAGCTGATATCTTAGGGGACATAAGGAAAAAGAAATGCAGCTGGGCAGGTCACGCCATTAGAAGGACAGACGCATAGTCAGATAAGGCAGTGAAATGAATACTAACAGATGGGAAAGCATGGCCAAGAATAGCAAAGGGTTAGGTGCAGCGAGGAAAAGAAGAAATTTGCAGGCATAAAATGGAATCGGCTTTTGAAGGACCAGCTGTGTTGGAGGTTATTGagggaggcctttgccctgctgtGGACATAAGGTAGCCTGCTGCTATTGATAATGATGAAAGCCATAGAGTTACTTTTATGAGGAAAAAGGCCGTGTCCTGTCCATGTTCCAATGGGGGCAAAAGGCAAAAATTTAGTCCAATGATGCTCACTACAGCATGTTTTAGGATTATATCACCATGTTGCAATGTTAAAGCACAGAAAATTATTTTTGTCATTTTAAAGAAAGGAAGTTTATTTGCATAGAAACATATGCATATAGTGCTTTGAAAAAGTTTACAACTTTTTGTAAAATGGTGCCAATATTCATAGTTCCAGATAAAGCAAAGTTCTTTAAAACTTGGCGGCATTGTACTTGATTGACTAAACTATAGCTGAATCAAAACCCCCAGTCCACTTTATTTTATGGGCGCATAGATGTCCGGAGGTGGGTGCAAGGGGGGCAGCTGCCACCCTTTGGAATTTCAGATATTATTTTCCTGTGCAGTAGCGATGAGCTATGCACATTGATTAGCTCTCTCAGGGTCTCTGTGAAACGGGTCTTCAGGATTGCCAGCTCACTTAGCATTGACAAATCTTGATGGTCATGTCAAGCAGTGAAATATCCaccacccccacccccaccccctatGGATGCACCACCGCGCATAAAGTTCTGTAGATGCCCGTGTGTGTGTAGTGTTACTATATGTAGTTGTCAGGAGCTTAATGCAGGTAAAAAGAGTGCCTTCTATCTTCTTCATTACTTGGgagcttcttcttgcttcttcttTAAGAGAAGCTCCAACGCAAAGCTTAAACAGGAGAGAAGTTCACAGGAAGGTGCAGGCCTGAACTGATGAAAAATCATTGAACAAGATGTCACTGAAGCCAACTGTTTTGACAGCAATACTTATCTTCTTTGTGGCAACTGTCCTGATGAGAATAAGTTGTCCTCTTGTCGGAATGGTGACCCCAGCGACATTCCATGTTCTATAATTTTTCATATTATAGTTCTTAAAACAGGATCAGCCTCATCCTTGGTGTACTCTAAATATTGCTAGCATTTTGATATCAAGGCATATTCATCACAGTTATTATCACAATAAACAGTATGCAACTCTTGAAAACATTTTGTCCCAACCTCTGTTTTCTCATAACCAGAAAGATATCGTTCTCCACAAAAGCTTACTGTATCATATATGATACAGCACTAAATGTTTGCCACTTATGTATATATTTCTCATTCAAAACATTGGAGCAGGCTGGCGGAAAAGAAGCATAGTTTTGAAGGGAATTTTCATGCACTATTTCCTCTGATGTAAGAACGGTGAAAAACATCATCCTGCTTATTTCCATACATTTTGCATGTTGTCTTAAGCACTTCCATCAAACACATATTAGCAGGAAGGTAACTTAAAAATTGTAATAAAGTCCTTTTttattgccaggtattgcaaagATTCTGATAGAAAATCTTGCGttttgtctcttttttatatAAAATATATTGAAGGTTTATGTATTACTGCCGTCACATGGGCAATTTTTATTGTGATCAGGGCAGACCAGGATTCAAGTTGATCTGCATCAGTTGCTGCAACATGATCACCTTTAACCCTCTGTGAGACACTATCTGCtaactaaaattttttttacttaaaATTGATGGAACAGCATTTGAAACGACTTAGCAAAATGTTTGACACACGATTTTCAAGGTAGTCAACAAAAAAAGGTTTGGATAAAAATATGGCACCACTCTCTTTATAGTGTGGTATAAAAAGTGGTACATAGATGCACCGCAGTCCTTAGCcagtataaaagaaaaaaaaatatatttttgaaaTTAATAATAAACTTAATCATGCGGTTTACTTTTCCAACTGTTTTAAGCATTCAATGCACGGTGGAACTTGGTATTTGCTATATAGATAGCTACTTTACTTTTATGCTGAGCACACACGGAGGTAACTTGTGACAGGTATGCATGAGCCAATGGGATTTCGCGACTACAGTAAATATATGCACCTAAAGTAGACTGCGATGGATGCCGCTTGTTCAGATAAAACCTCTGCTATAATGAACATGGAAATGCTGCCTATGTGAAACTGTAGTAGTGTGATGGCTGCCCTATAAAGGCTAACACCATCAGCCAAAATCAAGCCCAAAAATGATTTATTCAAGAAAACTAAATTATGAGGGCAGCAGACATCTGTCTTTGTTGCAAGTGAATGTCTAAGTTCTATTTAGTAAATGTGTAAAATAGGACACTCTCAGACATGTTAAAGTGATGTCTTCAAGGCATTAATCTAAGCCACTGAAGCAGATAGCAAAGAGTAATCAAGGCATGTACAAAATACCATTTGCCGTTTGCGCCAGATGTCGTAGCGAATGAGGAACTTGAAATAGCCTTCTTCTAAACTTTGGTCGACGGCAACAAGTTGAGAAAGTGGTGCACATTAGAAACTAGTACACCTAGTGAAAATGTGGTACACATTTGTGCCACTGTCCTCCAAAGAGTTAATCAATCGATATCAGGCCCAACTGTGATCACGACCATCGTGATCTGgttccataattgtgatttggcTGATGTCTGTACCAAACTCAATTCAGGTTAGGCTGTACCATGTAGTAGTCATGAACTTGTTATCGCTGTCAAGAAGTCTGATCCAAATCAACCCTGGCCATAGAAAAAGGTCCCCGTCTGACGGGGCTGTCAGAAAAAGAGCCACAAAATAAACCAAAGTAACCAGATCAGTAGCCAGCTGGCCGCCATTATTTCATTTTGGAGCCAGAAAAGTAGCCAAACGTGATTTCAGGTTCGCTAAATAATCACTCCGTTGTGACACctaaaatacaaaaatatacatCAAAGCAATGTTTATCAGATCAAAATAGAATAAAAGAAAAGATCAGGTGACATCGAGGAGGCATTAAGACTATAGAAATTCGTAGTAATACTGCACTGACAGTCAAGTACACATATTCGAGTTCATTTTTTCCAGCATGCTTCGCAGCACTGTTGATGTAGAGTGAGCAAAATACTTCATATTTCGCAGTAAATGTAGTGCAGTTTATTTAGTCATGTTATAGTAGAGCATGTAACAGCTTTCAGACGTAGTTCAAATTTGATCTTGATTATCGCGTGAAGTTCGTGCCACATTCGATTCCTTAAGTCGTTAAGTTTAAGCCACATTCGATTCCTTAAGTCGTGTAAGCGGCACAACAGAAAACATCACTCCGCTTCTGCGTCTGAGCCCTGTCTGCGATGTCTAGCATAAGATTAACACCTGATCCATCCCGGTAGGTCTATATTTTGCTCCAGAATTTTATTGCTGGCATGTCAGCACTCGCATTCATTCGACAAAGGTGCCGTACTTGCTCTTCAATACGGGCTCGGGGCAACAAAATTCGTCTCTTGTCAAGGTTTTCACAGCGTTCATCGTATTCGCCCCATAACAGACAACGCAATGAGCAGTCTGCAGCTAGAGTCACTAGAAAAACAAGACTAGATGGGCTTTTCACATGCAAATGTTATTTTATTGTGTCTGTTAACGGGTCACAGAAACAACAGTTCAGACGCGTTCGCGTAAGAAACAACACGCGGTGATAAAAAATGGTCCTGTCATTTCCAAACTAATGAAATTAAACAGTAGACACAACAAACATCATGGCTAACAAGCGCAGCAGGGCTGGCTGGGAAAATATTCAACTGAAATAAAAAATGACTGCAAAAACAGCAAGATGCGTGCACTTCGCACAAGGCTTCTAGAGCTGCGCACATTCACTTTTCGCCAACTTTCACttatggtggcgccacctatacAGCTCCGAGCATTAACGCTTGAGGTGGATAGTGGATAGAAATCCTGAACGAGTCTCCCACAAGCTATGTACGTTACAGTGCTGCCTAACCTATTTGAGTTTCATCAATAATGTAAAAACTATGGTGGCCGGCACGCATTTTGGGCCCACCTAATTGCTTACGGTATACTGAGTAAAAAATGTGAATACACTGAGGGTTACCGAGTGATGGCTTTAGCGTATATTAGCTGTTAATGTCAGTGCCAGTACAGAGTAGTCAAAAAGTACCCAAGTAGGCAACGTCATTTTCTTGTCACCGCAGCCTttcaaagggccactcaccaggccccataccaaattttagttagaccaaGGAAGTTGTTGCGTGTCCAATAAGGAATGTtctgacacaaaaattttttgaatcggttcattacgagctgagaaaactgtcTTTTTCAAGTGGCGCGAAGCGAGGacgagaggaggcgagctcgaaaccctttcTGCTCTTCCGCGTAGCCTCCGCAAATTAAATCTCTTCcttaccctctccggcatccgaccaagaggtcacgtgtgcatgacgtgcccaaacaagcccaacccccgcGCACGcgagtggcgctttttttttttttttgaccatgcAGCGTTATTTCGTGTCGTGGTCTTCTGTCTGTTTCTGCAGGATAATTTGGAAACGCTGGCATAGACGCGGTTGAATAGATTAGCACAATGAGTgcacgaacgcgtaggagcgcTCCACAGCTGTCCTCGGCTCGATGGGCTGACCgcggacacgaacgcatgcgaaacgccggcacattagccgcatatctcgttgcaattcacgggcaaaaaattaaaaaaaaaaaaaacgctcacattcccttattgcgtctcattatttatctagagatttattaatctcttcaagcaacaagtACTACATAAActatgcatcatcatcatcatcagcctgactatgtccactgcaggacaaaggcctctcccatgttccgccagttaacccggtcctgtgcttgctgctgccaatttatacccgcaaacttcttaatctcatctgcccacctaatcttctgtctccccctaacccgcttcccttctctgggaatccagtcagttacccttaatgaccagcggttatcctgtctacgcgctacatgccctgcccatgtccatttcttcttctcgatttcagctatgatatccttaacccccgtttgttccctaatccactctgctctcttcttgtctcttaaggttacacctaccatttttctttccattactcgctgcatcgtcctcaatttaagctgaaccctctttgtaagtctccaggtttctgctccgtagctaagtaccggcaagatgcagctgttatataccttcctcttgagggatagtggcactctacctgtcataatttgagagtgcttgccgaatgtgcttcaccccattcttattcttctagttacttcaatctcgaggttcggctctgcggttattacctgccctaggtagacatagtcttttacaacttcaagtgcactattacctatctcgaagcgctgctccttgccgaggttgttgtacattactttcgttttctgcagattaattttaagacccacctttctgctctccttgtctaactccgtaatcatgagttgcaattcgtcccctgagttactcagcaatgcaatgtcatcggcgaagcgcaggttactaaggtattctccgttgactcttatccctaactgttcccattctaggcttctgaaaatctcctgtaagcatgcggttaatagcattggggaaattgtgtccccctgccttacacccttcttgattggtattctgttgctttctttatagagcactatggtagcagttgatcccctgtagatttcttccagaatgtttatgatgttacgggagaataactttactttataaaacgaggaataaactcggtggtggacaagatggcgcccagttggctcacagatctgacaacatcgtcctcctctttttcttcttcgtcgttctcatcctaccgttacatgatttccccggcggctggagcaccgacccggtgctaatcaggaggcactggagtaatacggtttgagtcgcgtaacatgcactacgtcagtgtgagggtgaaggatggcggggtccgtaggggtgatttcgtatgtgacgtcagttacttggcgtaagatacggtagggacctgaatagcgtgggagtaacttctccgaaagtccaacgcggcgcgaggggaaccataacagaacgagatctccgggtgtgaagtggacgtcacgatggcgggcgtcgtatacgctcttctgattgtcctgggagtccagtaagcgtcgtcgagcaacttggcgtgccgcttgggccttcattattgcatcacgagcgtactgagacttgtcatttagtccggccggcaggagggtgtcgaaaggtagcgcagggtcacggccgaacaacagaaaaaaaggagagaacccagcggtgtcgtgtctggaagaattgtacgcgaatgttacaaacggtaacgtagtgtcccagtcgcggtgatcggcggagacatacatggagagcatgtccgtgagagtgcgattgaggcgctccgttagaccatttgtttgtggatggtaagcagtcgagagcttgtgtttagtggcgcaggagcggaggaggtcatcaaccactttggaaaggaagtagctgcctcggtcggtaaggagttgtcgaggggcgccatgatgtaagatgacgtcctccagaaggaaatcggccacgtcagttgcacagctggttggaagggtccgtgtgatcgcgtatcgggtagcataatcggttgctactgcaatccaccgattacccgcagctgacgtaggaaaagggccaagcaggtccacgccaacacggtagaatgggtcttgtgggatgtgcagtggctgaagacgtccggccggaggggcatttggttttttccgtcgttgacaagggtcgcaggctgcaatataacggcagacgtcgcggtacatgccaggccagaagaagcgccggcgaactctgtcgtaggtccgtgacacgccgaggtgacccgctgtaggtgcatcatgaagctgggcgagaacagtgtgacgcaattgaatgggaacgacgagtagtctttcggggccgtcaggacgcatattgcaacggtacaatacaccatcatgtatttcaaacattcgaagggaagggtcgggccttaccgatgtgagccttcggataataccgtccaagaaagtatctcgtcgctgctcgattccaatgtcatgaaacgcggatagagagaaaacgtcgataggaagggtggttttagaggagtcgccgtctggagggtcgacaggataccgggacaagcagtccgcatcttgatgcaggcggccggttttatacaggactgagtaatcaaattcttgaaggcgcagcgcccaacggccaagacggcctgaagggtctttaagggaggaaagccagcacaaggcgtggtgatctgtgattactgtgaatggccggccgtacaaatagggacgaaatttaccgactgcccaaacaagtgccaaacattcccgttcggttattgaatattttctttcagcaggcgaaagaaggcggctggcataagcaacaacacggtctcgtccttgttgtttctgggcgaggactgcaccgatgccatagccacttgcgtctgtacgaacttctgttggagatgaaatatcaaagtgggcgaggataggcggagacgtaagcagacacactagattttgaaacgcatctgcttgctcagggccccagatgaagccagcgtcttttttgagaagttgagtgagagggcgtgctacgtcggcgaagtttttaacaaagcggcggaagtaagaacagaggccaacgaaactgcgaacgtctttggtacaggttggtacagggaaatctcttactgcgcgtattttatcttgatcagggcgaacccccacggaatcaacgaggtgtccgaggacagaaatttcacgacggccgaagtggcactttgccgaattgagttgcaggcccgccttacgaaagacagataagattttcgatagcctttcaaggtgcgtcgcaaaagaaggcgaaaaaacgataacgtcgtccaggtagcacaggcagatggaccacttgaagccgtgcaacagagcgtccatcatacgttcgaatgtggcgggcgcattacataaaccgaatggcatcactttaaactcgtaaaggccgtcgggagtgataaacgccgtcttctcacggtccatgtcatcaacggcaatctgccagtacccagagcggaggtcaatggaggaaaaatattttgcgccgtgaaggcaatccagggcatcgtctatgcgtggtaaagggtagacgtccttcttcgttattttgtttaaatggcgataatcgacgcaaaatctccagctgttgtccttcttctttacaagtacaacaggggacgcccagggactgcatgaaggctcgatgatattccgagaaagcattttgtcgacctcctgttggatgatgcgccgctctgcatgggaaacacggtagggtctccgatggattggactcgtatcgcctgtatcaatccggtgcttaacaacggacgtctggccgagtgggcggtcgccaaggtcgaagatgtcccaaaaagatgcaagcagggaacgcaggtcgttagcttgttctttcggcaagtcgggggcaatcatcttggttaacacactttggtctgatggaggagtatacgaagttttttcggcactcgggatgctgtcataacttagagtgcaaatatggcactctgccgccggcacgatctcggctagagatataccacgagggaggacttgtgtacatagtgaaaaattcactaagggtaggcaggatgcattggccgtaatagtgatgacggtgtgaggaaacgcaacgttgtgcgaaagcaggacgtcaacattgggggacacaatataaacaccgtctgggacaggtggaacaggggagacgcctatgtaagctactgttcgttgagggagacgcaggtgttctgtagaacaaagccgacttggagggcaacttggaggatcaacaacattaggtagagcgagttgcactataccggcagagcagtctatcaaggccgaatgttcagacaaaaagtcttggcccaaaattatgtcattagggcagtgttctaaaacataaaacagaactgatgtgtggtgtccggcgacgctgacgcgagctgagcacacaccaattacggcgacttttccaccatcggccgttcggaccacaggagttgggccaggagtaaggactttcttcagccgtgctctaaggtcagcgttcatgatagacacgtgtgcgccagtgtcaatgagggctgtagtaggtacaccgtcgacgtcaacattgataaggttctgatgtgcgggcaaggtcagtagaggattttgggatcgggtcggtattgcagcatcacctccaagagctgctcccgtcagttttccggaggtgaacgccggaacgagcttggggacggcgatcggcgagatgggggcgagcgggagaaacggcgttgtggcgaaggggagcggctggatcgggggcgcgaggaattctcaggcgttagcggctctgttttcggtgatgagcgtgaattccagacaggtgggcgatggggcggagggtgaggccacggagcagagctggaccaagcacggcagt
This region includes:
- the LOC119175758 gene encoding uncharacterized protein LOC119175758 isoform X2 is translated as MKVSTQGKIPPSVHHFSFGIAANIILLACTSHVIGTSATNCTSECEACVPGTFASSACNCCPIRGHCPKQAAGNATNRLCEPCIIGTFCKDAGCPSCEPCPPGMSTVQPKAQNCTPCEAGFYKPLLGSGICNACSHGSYTLLKGSTECTVCPAGFYCSCAHCGPLPCPDEAICPSGSIQPTYCYKPLFVKHGYYCYMSDSAIGIIIGVCLYD
- the LOC119175758 gene encoding uncharacterized protein LOC119175758 isoform X3; its protein translation is MKVSTQGKIPPSVHHFSFGIAANIILLACTSHVIGTSATNCTSECEACVPGTFASSACNCCPIRGHCPKQAAGNATNRLCEPCIIGTFCKDAGCPSCEPCPPGMSTVQPKAQNCTPCEAGFYKPLLGSGICNACSHGSYTLLKGSTECTVCPAGFYCSGLTV